CCATGGTCTGTATGCCTGTGCCCATGTGATGGTGGTAACTCAGGAACATATCTTTTTCGGCGGCTAATTCGGCGAGTTTTTCCAGTCCTGTGGTTACTTTGTTCCATTCTTCTTCAGTGAAAATGGGTTTGTTGAATAACACCGGTGTGTCCATCTGTCCCTGAATGCTGTTGCCCTGTTCCGAAGCGCCGATGACTTTGGCGCCCATGGCATGCAGGAAATCACGATGCTCAATGAAGGCCGCAACGGTTTCTTCCAGCGGTTTACTGGTGAAATGCGTGCTGAACCAAGCATTGCATATCTGTAATCCCCGCAGTTCCAGTGCCGCTTTCAGTTTGGTCACGTCTTTGGGGTATTTGTTGCCCACTTCGCTGCCTGTGTAACCGGCCAGAGCCATTTCACTGACGCATTGTTCGAAGGGTACGTCGCCGCCCAGCTCGGGCAGGTCATCATTGGTCCATGCGATAGGAGCAATGCCTAATTGTATATCACCTTTTTTAAACATGTTATGTCTCCTGATTAATAGTGTCTAGATTTGGAAATCATGTCTTTCATCTCGGCATCTGCTGCCAGAATGGAGGCCTTCTCGGCAACTTCGGCAACCCCCGCACGCCACCAGCTTTCATAGCCGTGAGTCATGGTTTTGGGGAATACCTTGATGTCGATAAGTGTCGATACCGTCTGGTTTTTCGAGTCGGCAATGGCGGCAATGAGTTCGGCGTCATTGCGAACGGTGTAGGTTTTGCATCCGTAAGCAGCCGCATTCATGGCGAAGTCAACGGGAACAAAGTCGCCGTCCAGCTGTCCTGATTCGCTGCGAAAACGGGTTTCGGTTCCGTAACTGCCCATGCCGGTGCCCATCTGAAGATTGTTGATACAGCCGAAAGAATTATTGTCGAACAACAGCACGTTGATTTTCTGACGTTCCTGAATGGACGTGGCCAATTCTGAATGCAGCATCATGTAAGATCCGTCGCCCACCATAGCGTAGACTTCCTGATCGCCCACCGCCATTTTGGCTCCCAGTGCCGCATTGACTTCGTATCCCATGCAGGAATAGCCATATTCCATGTGATAGGTATCGGCTACTTTCGGACGCCATACGCGCTGTAAATCGCCGGGCAGGCTGCCAGATGCACCCACAACCACGGCGTCGTCATCCAGATATTCGTCCAGAATACCCAGTGCGCGTGTCTGGGTCAGATGGCATCCTGTCAGTGCCGCAAATTCCGGCAATGTATGATCGAGATGGCCTGCTACCTCCGGAACGAATCCTTCGCCGGTATAATCGATATGGAACAGACGATCCAGTTCGTTGGCCCAGGCCTTGCGGGCGTCTTCGATTTCTGTGGTATAGCTGCTGCAGTATCCGACTTCACTGAGCACTTCGGTCAGCGATTGCAGTGCCGTTTTGGCATCGGCGCGCATGGGCGTGCCATCCAGTTTCATCGCATCAAATCCGCCAATATTAATGTTCAGGAAGGCGACTTCGGGATTCTGGAACAGGGATTTGGAGGCCGTGGTGAAATCGGTATAACGTGTGCCCACTCCAATAACTAAATCCGTTTCTTTGGCAATGAGATTGGCGGCCAGACAACCGGTGGTTCCAATACCGCCCAAATTTAATTCGTGGGAATAGGGGAGGGCACTTTTGCCGGCCTGG
Above is a window of Spartobacteria bacterium DNA encoding:
- the iolE gene encoding myo-inosose-2 dehydratase, giving the protein MFKKGDIQLGIAPIAWTNDDLPELGGDVPFEQCVSEMALAGYTGSEVGNKYPKDVTKLKAALELRGLQICNAWFSTHFTSKPLEETVAAFIEHRDFLHAMGAKVIGASEQGNSIQGQMDTPVLFNKPIFTEEEWNKVTTGLEKLAELAAEKDMFLSYHHHMGTGIQTMEEIDRLMADTKNVYLLYDTGHALYGGVDPLELVNKYADRIIHVHLKDIRKDVLKDVSDKKMSFLNSVKAGVFTVPGDGCIDFKPIFESLAKSGYKGWFVVEAEQDPAKANSLEYAIKARKYIKETAGI
- the iolD gene encoding 3D-(3,5/4)-trihydroxycyclohexane-1,2-dione acylhydrolase (decyclizing), translating into MKTIRMTMAQALVKFLNSQYISVDEVETRFVKGIFTIFGHGNVLGLGQALEQDAGELLVHQGRNEQGMAHAAMGFAKQMKRRQIYACTSSVGPGAANMVTVAATASANRIPVLLLPGDVYACRQPDPVLQQVEQFYDLSISTNDAFRAVSKYWDRVVRPEQLMTAMISAMRVLTDPENTGAVTIALPQDVQGEAYDYPESFFAKRIWRFERTEPTAAMLHDAVELITSKRRPLLVCGGGVRYSDAAEAFKTFAETFCIPFGETQAGKSALPYSHELNLGGIGTTGCLAANLIAKETDLVIGVGTRYTDFTTASKSLFQNPEVAFLNINIGGFDAMKLDGTPMRADAKTALQSLTEVLSEVGYCSSYTTEIEDARKAWANELDRLFHIDYTGEGFVPEVAGHLDHTLPEFAALTGCHLTQTRALGILDEYLDDDAVVVGASGSLPGDLQRVWRPKVADTYHMEYGYSCMGYEVNAALGAKMAVGDQEVYAMVGDGSYMMLHSELATSIQERQKINVLLFDNNSFGCINNLQMGTGMGSYGTETRFRSESGQLDGDFVPVDFAMNAAAYGCKTYTVRNDAELIAAIADSKNQTVSTLIDIKVFPKTMTHGYESWWRAGVAEVAEKASILAADAEMKDMISKSRHY